The Theileria annulata chromosome 3, complete sequence, *** SEQUENCING IN PROGRESS *** genome has a segment encoding these proteins:
- a CDS encoding uncharacterized protein (1 probable transmembrane helix predicted for TA18650 by TMHMM2.0 at aa 279-301): MVMPPTSQNYTVASGDQDTPGKLRHLAKELYQRTNSLDIEVKKANPVDENSASSLAEADETSATGKLRVKLKELATAPGHKLTAPAQAVTQKYQEVSSAFGKVKRQEVTYTDANKEPLYEAVESAWEAFNEVYKPEELLKDAVGDKDQPGSAAPNNLREALYQLAGAYILSPDVHKKADSVKQKYQDVKSKFELVQSQAAAYEAGSKTGGYKGVVDARINFNVYNRVICEGDTDPGFGGWRHYKKHIPIDPQGTPPDFDCNIGEENKPANFVDNRFYHFFDILIVIKISLVAAIVWTLAYISKSTEYHPTDPNQRNCIKELQLKPADTSSSSSKDYTIDTEQNFGESHADNCGNKTTSPFNYYGHLTLTSNTDGSYSSKEITLNIDKAAYTNKSTTEPQSPSLNTGTLVLTPTGDINNGCGPHNLTRTVNGLNLTLTGTDTNFQ, from the exons ATGGTGATGCCACCAAC ATCACAAAACTACACGGTCGCATCTGGTGATCAAGATACTCCTGGTAAACTTCGACACTTGGCTAAGGAACTATATCAGAGAACCAATTCACTTGATATCGAAGTAAAGAAAGCTAATCCTGTTGATGAGAATTCTGCCAGTAGTCTTGCCGAGGCTGATGAAACCTCTGCTACGGGTAAACTTCGCGTTAAACTCAAAGAACTTGCTACTGCTCCTGGTCATAAACTAACTGCTCCGGCCCAAGCTGTCACACAGAAATACCAAGAAGTCAGCAGTGCATTCGGCAAAGTTAAGAGACAAGAAGTTACATATACCGATGCCAATAAGGAACCTCTATATGAAGCAGTCGAATCCGCATGGGAAGCATTCAATGAAGTGTATAAACCTGAAGAACTACTCAAGGATGCTGTCGGTGATAAAGATCAGCCAGGTTCTGCCGCTCCAAATAATCTTCGGGAAGCACTCTATCAACTTGCTGGTGCTTACATTCTTTCACCAGATGTACATAAGAAAGCCGATAGTGTTAAACAGAAATACCAAGATGTCAAATCTAAATTCGAGTTGGTCCAGTCACAAGCTGCTGCATACGAAGCTGGTAGTAAAACTGGTGGATACAAGGGAGTTGTAGATGCCCggattaattttaatgtatataaCAGGGTTATATGTG AAGGCGATACTGACCCAGGTTTTGGTGGCTGGCGACATTACAAAAAACACATACCCATAGACCCACAAGGAACACCACCAGACTTCGACTGCAACATCggtgaagaaaataaacCTGCTAATTTTGTCGATAATAGGTTCTATCACTTCTTTGATATCCTTATAGTTATTAAGATATCACTGGTGGCAGCTATTGTGTGGACTTTAGCTTACATATCTAAGTCTACTGAATACCACCCAACTGATCCAAATCAAAGAAATTGCATCAAAGAACTACAGCTCAAACCAGCTGATACTTCTAGTTCTAGTTCTAAAGATTATACTATAGATACTGAACAAAACTTTGGTGAAAGTCATGCCGATAATTGTGGTAATAAGACCACTTCCCCTTTCAACTATTATGGCCATCTGACACTTACAAGCAACACAGATGGAAGCTATTCTAGTAAGGAGATAACTCTCAACATCGATAAAGCGGCATATACCAATAAAAGCACCACTGAACCACAAAGTCCAAGTCTCAATA
- a CDS encoding Theileria-specific integral membrane protein, putative (Contains 10 putative transmembrane domains;~10 probable transmembrane helices predicted for TA18655 by TMHMM2.0 at aa 20-42, 119-141, 151-173, 213-235, 264-286, 299-318, 387-409, 429-451, 461-483 and 550-572): protein MELGCTHTDAALNFTGDDCPYLTASFVFAGLSMMLNIRLAYSSAPYALIRYKLPENLFSVFVRRMASALELWCLPSMLLGNILDNGVKILFKYYGDKLKLGDYGDSENKSKQLKQWTIIYPSIFTMWSDFITYVVLLVVYLMGGDYGNVTAYYGVIAVSGFIFGINMTLVYAVDFNYIPVYVAGENSFPALTSLIHYFATLIFGNRRKWNSDFLIVVIDISVAITISFITATLWTVSFLSTHKTDNKYHIQPFDKNISKPHWEVISPTLMVIVGMGLVYAIYPGLAPGMIVPFYLIDKIEMVLLIATIFPPVIVALLIKGSFNQATTEYSPKSAYQPHKNGSEPDKDPGFGGWRHYKKHIPKNPTGLSPDFSCKTDDGGENQFVPNWFWHFFDLLIVIKITLAVIFIYSLHYRDSSLSRSIINQPKMSTILSITFYMCHEILLALGFPGVIGNNGADYVMLPAQYIGALFMIFLAFYSEGYIIEYKSHDPAHWPTEGMTKWNAFCYWCKRASKITNHNLRSLFTTDLRRDLLLCIQKNDHLTCIYLTNHWLCMYVCVSGCHLCGFRFVYVYVGEWL from the coding sequence ATGGAACTCGGCTGTACCCATACTGATGCTGCACTGAATTTTACTGGTGATGACTGTCCATATTTGACAGCTTCATTTGTCTTTGCTGGTCTATCTATGATGCTTAATATTCGACTTGCTTATAGTTCTGCTCCATATGCACTCATTAGATACAAGTTACCTGAGAATCTTTTTAGTGTGTTTGTTAGAAGAATGGCTAGTGCCTTGGAACTCTGGTGTCTGCCAAGTATGCTTCTGGGTAACATACTTGATAATGGtgtgaaaatattattcaaatacTACGGCGACAAACTCAAACTAGGAGACTACGGCGACAGCGAAAACAAGTCCAAGCAACTTAAGCAATGGACTATCATCTATCCTTCCATATTTACTATGTGGTCAGACTTCATCACATACGTAGTACTTCTAGTTGTATATTTGATGGGTGGTGACTATGGTAATGTAACTGCCTATTATGGTGTCATTGCAGTATCTGGATTCATCTTTGGTATCAATATGACATTGGTTTATGCTGTggattttaattatatacctGTCTATGTTGCTGGTGAAAATTCATTTCCAGCACTAACATcattaattcattattttgCAACACTGATATTTGGTAATCGAAGGAAATGGAATTCAGATTTTCTAATTGTAGTGATTGACATATCTGTAGCAATCAccatttcatttattacaGCTACTCTCTGGACCGTATCATTCCTATCAACTCACAAAACTGATAATAAGTATCATATTCAGCCATTTGACAAGAATATTTCCAAACCTCACTGGGAAGTTATTTCACCTACACTAATGGTGATAGTAGGTATGGGACTGGTGTATGCTATTTATCCTGGTTTAGCACCAGGTATGATTGTACCATTTTATCTCATTGATAAGATTGAGATGGTACTTCTGATTGCTACGATATTTCCACCCGTCATTGTAGCACTACTTATCAAAGGATCATTTAATCAAGCTACCACAGAGTATTCACCTAAATCCGCATACCAACCACATAAAAATGGCTCTGAACCCGATAAAGATCCTGGTTTCGGCGGCTGGCGACATTACAAAAAACACATACCGAAAAACCCAACTGGACTATCACCTGACTTCAGCTGCAAAACCGATGATGGTGGTGAAAATCAATTTGTTCCTAATTGGTTCTGGCACTTCTTTGATCTACTCATAGTTATTAAGATCACTCTTGCCGTCATATTCATTTACTCACTTCATTATAGAGATTCTTCACTTTCCCGTAGTATCATTAATCAACCTAAGATGTCTACCATCCTCAGCATTACATTCTATATGTGTCATGAGATTCTTCTTGCTTTGGGGTTTCCAGGTGTCATAGGTAATAATGGTGCTGATTATGTTATGCTACCAGCGCAATATATTGGAGCTCTGTTTATGATCTTCCTAGCGTTTTATTCAGAAGGATACattattgaatataaaagtcATGATCCTGCTCATTGGCCCACAGAAGGTATGACGAAATGGAACGCGTTCTGCTATTGGTGTAAAAGAGCCAGcaaaataactaatcaTAATCTTAGATCATTGTTTACAACTGATTTACGTAGAGATTTACTTTTATGTATTCAAAAGAATGACCACCTGACATGtatttatttaactaaTCATTGGTTATGTATGTATGTATGTGTTAGTGGTTGTCATCTTTGTGGTTTTAGATTTGTTTATGTATATGTTGGTGAATGGTTATAG